A window of Streptomyces sp. SAI-127 contains these coding sequences:
- a CDS encoding GNAT family N-acetyltransferase has protein sequence MSTHAYVVRVAEDPADREACFTLRKEVFVGEQGVPEDIEYDAYDAVAVHVLAVREDGLPLGTGRLLYGAAAAGKTGGDLTVGSLGRLAVTQAARGLGVGAALVRAVEDAARARGLVAVDLHAQTHALGFYERLGYVAYGPEFPDAGIPHRAMRRVL, from the coding sequence GTGAGCACGCACGCGTACGTGGTGCGGGTCGCCGAGGACCCCGCCGACCGTGAGGCCTGCTTCACGCTGCGCAAGGAGGTCTTCGTCGGCGAGCAGGGCGTGCCGGAGGACATCGAGTACGACGCCTACGACGCCGTAGCGGTGCATGTGCTGGCCGTGCGGGAGGACGGGTTGCCGCTCGGGACCGGGCGGCTGCTGTACGGCGCGGCGGCGGCCGGGAAGACCGGCGGTGACCTGACCGTGGGGTCGCTGGGGCGGCTCGCCGTGACACAGGCGGCGCGCGGACTCGGGGTGGGGGCGGCTCTTGTGCGGGCCGTCGAGGACGCGGCACGCGCGCGTGGGCTCGTGGCCGTGGATCTGCACGCCCAGACGCATGCGCTGGGGTTCTACGAGCGGCTGGGGTACGTGGCGTACGGGCCGGAGTTTCCGGACGCGGGCATACCGCACCGGGCCATGCGGCGGGTTCTTTGA
- the lspA gene encoding signal peptidase II encodes MTEAERIIGTPDSPEAAGAEPEQDQTARPRGRRRIAVLFTVAAFAYALDLVSKMIVVAKLEHHEPIEIVGDWLRFEAIRNAGAAFGFGEAFTVIFTVIAAAVIVVIARLARKLYSLPWAIALGLLLGGAFGNLTDRIFRSPGVFEGAVVDFIAPKHFAVFNLADSAIVCGGILIVLLSFKGLDPDGTVHKD; translated from the coding sequence GTGACAGAGGCGGAGCGCATCATCGGTACGCCGGATTCCCCAGAGGCGGCGGGGGCGGAGCCGGAGCAGGACCAGACGGCGCGGCCCAGGGGCAGGCGTCGTATCGCCGTGCTGTTCACGGTGGCCGCCTTCGCGTACGCCCTCGACCTGGTCAGCAAGATGATCGTGGTCGCCAAGCTGGAGCACCACGAGCCGATCGAGATCGTCGGGGACTGGCTGAGGTTCGAGGCGATCCGCAACGCGGGCGCGGCCTTCGGCTTCGGTGAGGCCTTCACCGTGATCTTCACGGTGATCGCGGCGGCCGTGATCGTGGTCATCGCCCGGCTCGCCCGCAAGCTCTACAGCCTGCCCTGGGCGATCGCGCTCGGTCTGCTGCTCGGCGGCGCGTTCGGCAACCTCACCGACCGGATCTTCCGCTCCCCGGGCGTGTTCGAGGGTGCGGTCGTCGACTTCATCGCGCCCAAGCACTTCGCCGTCTTCAACCTCGCCGACTCGGCGATCGTGTGCGGCGGCATCCTGATCGTGCTGCTGTCGTTCAAGGGACTCGACCCCGACGGCACGGTCCACAAGGACTGA